In Tachysurus fulvidraco isolate hzauxx_2018 chromosome 1, HZAU_PFXX_2.0, whole genome shotgun sequence, a single window of DNA contains:
- the LOC113635002 gene encoding aquaporin-1-like: protein MMKELKMLGFWRAVLAELIGTTMFVFTGISAAIGNGNRSYPDQEVKVALAFGLAVAVLVQSLCHVSGGHLNPAITLGMLVSCQMSVCRAMWYIVAQVTGAVIASGIVLGVRPSVVDSLGLNKLNGVSPGQGFGIEFLLTLQLVLCFLATTDKRRNNIAGSAPFVVGLSVVMGHLAGISYTGCGLNPARSFGPALVLVEFENHWVFWAGPLCGGVVAALLYDFVLFPRGSDIAGRLRILCHGAEASDAETEPLLEGGGAPAAQWEKP from the exons ATGATGAAGGAGCTAAAGATGTTGGGCTTTTGGAGGGCTGTCCTTGCTGAATTAATTGGGACAACCATGTTTGTCTTTACTGGTATTTCTGCAGCAATTGGAAATGGGAACAGGAGCTACCCAGACCAGGAAGTAAAGGTTGCATTAGCATTTGGGCTAGCTGTTGCTGTTTTGGTTCAGAGTTTGTGCCATGTCAGTGGAGGTCATCTAAACCCAGCAATCACGCTTGGAATGCTGGTTAGCTGCCAGATGAGTGTGTGCAGGGCAATGTGGTACATTGTGGCACAGGTAACTGGGGCTGTGATTGCTAGTGGCATTGTTCTGGGAGTAAGACCATCAGTGGTGGATTCACTTGGGCTGAATAAG CTGAATGGTGTCAGCCCAGGACAAGGCTTCGGGATTGAGTTTCTCCTCACACTTCAGCTGGTGCTGTGCTTCCTAGCAACGACGGATAAAAGGCGGAACAACATTGCTGGTTCAGCTCCGTTTGTGGTCGGCCTCTCTGTGGTTATGGGTCACCTTGCAGGA ATTAGTTACACTGGCTGTGGACTCAACCCTGCTCGATCGTTTGGTCCAGCTCTGGTGTTGGTggagtttgagaaccactgg GTGTTTTGGGCAGGACCgctgtgtggtggtgttgttgcaGCGCTCCTATATGACTTTGTCCTGTTTCCCAGAGGTTCAGACATCGCTGGCCGGCTGAGGATTTTGTGTCATGGTGCTGAGGCTTCAGATGCAGAAACCGAACCCCTGCTTGAGGGTGGTGGTGCTCCGGCAGCTCAGTGGGAGAAACCATGA